From the Kitasatospora atroaurantiaca genome, the window GGTCGTCGGGGTCCACTCAACGGGGATGGAGATCTGAGATGAACGATCCGACGGGATCCGGCCAATCTGGCCCTTCGACCGGCGATTCCGGTGTAAATCGGCGGATTCGCCAGTCGCGCTGACAATCGCCTGTCACTCTGTGGTGAGCGGTCGTCGCTCCACCCGCGGCCGTAGCCGGGGCACCGGTGTGTCACTTTCCGTGCACCAGTGTGCCGTACGTCCGAACCCGCTCGCCGCATCCCGCCATGCCCTCCGGGCCCCCAGGGCCCGTGCGAGCACGGCTCCAGTCGTTGTCAACTGACGGTACGTCAGCCTGGTCGGGTGTGAGCCCGTTCGGGCCGGCTGCCACCCGGCACCACTCTGAGTACGGCACGGCACCATCCGCACCAACCGCAAGACCACCCCGGCGGGCCGCGCCCGGGTGGACCGCGAGAGGAGAACCCATGTCGCTCGACGTCTCACCGGCCCTGCTGGAGAAGGCCGAGAGAGGAGAGGTCGACGAGAGGGAGTTCGTCGACTGCGTCCGCACCTCCCTGCCGTACGCCTGGGAGCTGATCAGCTCGCTGGTCGCCCAGGTGAAGGTCGACGGCACCGATTTCGCCGACAATCAGGTACCGCCGCCCAGCGAGCAGGCCCGCGGCCAGCTGCTGCGCGCGATGGCCAGCGACGCGATCCGGGGGGCCCTGCAGCGGCACTTCGGCGTCCAGCTGGCATTCCAGAACTGCCACCGGGTCGCGGTGTTCGCGCCGACCGAGGAGGCCGCGGAGCGTTACCAGCGCTTCACGTCCGTCCGGGCCCAGCTGCTCAACCAGTCCGCCGAGCTGCGCGACTGCTGACGTACCGTGCGGGCCGCCCCGGGTTCTCCCGTGGCGGCCCGCACACGTGTGCGCGGACCGGATCAGCTCAGCTGCGGCAGCACCTCGGCGCCCAGCCGGGCGATGTTGTGCAGGGTCTCCGCGCGCTCGCCGGAGCCCTCGGCGAGCAGGGCGAAGCGGCGGATGCCGGTCCGCTCGGCGGTGGCCAGCAGCCGGTCCGCGCACTGCTTCGGTGTGCCGACGGCGTGCAGGTCGCAGAGCAGTTCGGTGTACTCGCGCGGGTCGCGCATCTTGCGCTCCCGGCCGTCCACCGTGCGGTGCGCGCCGAGCCCGTACTCGAACCAGCCGGGCATCGCCCGCAGCAGGCTCGCGCGCGCCTGGGAGGTGCGGTCGTCGACCTGGGCGACCCCGGCGGCGATGTGCTCCCGCTCGACCCGGGCGAGCTGCTCCTCGCCGCGTCCGCAGGCCCGCCAGGCGGCCCGGTACGCGGCCAGCATCTGCTGCTTGTCCTCGTCCCCCGAGTGCATGCCGAGCAGCATCGGCAGGCCGCGCTCGGCCGCCAGCCGTACGCCGCCGGGGGAGGTGCAGGCGACGATCACCGGCGGTCCGGACGGGGCGGGTGCGCCCTGCGCGCCGTCCTTGCGCTGCCGGGGGAAGCGCAGCAGCGCGCCCGGTTCCGGGTCCAGGCCGAGCCAGTCGGACAGGGCCGGCCGCCGGGAGGACGAACCGAGCGGCTCGGCCTGGTCGGGGCCCGCCGCCGGCCGCTCGGCGGCGCGGGGCACCACGGCCACCTCGGGAAAGCTGAACTGGGGGCCGTCGGCGCCCACTCTCGAGCCGCGCAGCCAGCGCAGCAGCAGGTCCAGGCGCTCGGGGAAGCCGTGCTCGAAGGCGTCCACCCCGGTGCCGAAGACGTCCAGGTCGATCCACGGACCGCCGCGGCCGACCCCGAGCGAGAACCGCCCGCCCGAGGTGAGGTGCAGCATCGCGGCCTGCTCGCCGAGGCTCACCGGGTGCGTGGTCGACAGCACGCTCACCGCCGTGCCGACCCCGATCCGGCGGGTGCGGCCGAGCAGCAGTGCTGCGAGCGTCGCCGCATTGGGGCAGACGCCGTACGGGACGAAGTGGTGCTCCGCCAGCCAGACGCTGTCCAGGCCCGCGCGCTCGGTGGCGACGGCCGCGCTGACGGTGCGCTCCAGTGCCTCCGCGTGGCCCTGGCCGGGGAACTGGGCGGAGAGCAGAAACGCGCCGACCCGGATCGAGTCGGTCGCGGCGGAGTGTCCGCCGGTACGCTCGGGGGCTGGTCCACGGGCCGCGTCGACCGACGGATGGGTGCCGGGCAGCGGGCTGGTCTTGGTCATCGGGTGGCCTCCTCGGGTGCCGCAGGGTCTGCGAGCCCCGCCTTGTCACCTTGTGAGTAACCGATGTCATGTGCCATTGGCACGCCGAATCACCAAATTCCCAGAAGATCGGGTGGATCTCAGGAGAAACAGGGGAGTGTCCGACCAAGCCGTGATAGTGGCCCGTACGCGACATCGTCGGCCCTTACCCTGGTAGCACCCCGATCCCGGCCGAGAGGTAGTCGCCGTGTCGCCCCGACGCAACCAGACCCGGAGCTGGAGCAAGAGCGCCGCCGACCGTGAGTCCCCGGCGGCAGCGCCGCTGGGCGGTTCGCTGCGGCGCACCGAGAGCTTCCGGGGCGAGGACTGGGTGGTGCAGACGGTGGCCGGCACGGCCGGCCGCCACTACCGCTGCCCGGGCTGCGACCAGGAGATCCCGCCGGGCGTCGGGCACGTGGTCGCCTGGCCGAGCCACGGCGCCGGGGTGGACGACCGGCGGCACTGGCACCGCGCCTGCTGGGCCGCCCGCGAGCGACGGGGCTCCGACATCCAGCGGGGCCGGGGCGCACCGAGGTACTGACCGGGTACCGAACACTTCGTCAGGCGTCGCGGTTCTTCAGGACGAGTGCCCCGCCGACCAGCGCGGCGAGGGTCCAGCCCAGGCAGATGAAGAAGCCGCTCCAGGGCCCGTACGGCTGGCCGCTCTGCTCGTACACCAGCAGCATCCGCGAGCCCGCGTAGTCGGGGAAGTAGCGCGCCAGGGTCTTGACCTTCGGCACCGCCGAGAGGATCGGCGAGAGCAGGAAGAAGAACGGCACCAGTACGCCCAGCGCGAGGGTCTGGTTGTGCAGCATCGCGGTCACCCCGGCCGCGAACAGGCAGAGCATGGTCAGGTACAGGGCCGCGCCGAACACCGCGCGCAGCACGTGCGGCGAGCCGATGGTGGTGGAGTGGCCGCCCAGCAGCGACTGGCCGACGAAGAACGTGACGAAGGCGGTGACGAGCGAGACCGCCAGTGCCAGCGCGCCGAGCACGACCGCCTTGCCGGTGAGCAGCGTGCCGCGCTGGGGTACGGCGGCCAGGCTGACCCGGATCATCCCGCTGCTGTACTCGTTGCCGATCGCCAGCACGCCGAAGACGATGATGGCGAGCTCGCCCAGGATGATCCCGGAGAAGGCGGTTCCGGTGGCGTCGAACGGGGTTCTGCGGTCGCCGGCGAACTCCTGGAAGTTCTTGTTGGTGAGCAGCGACAGCAGCGCGCCGAGGCCGAGCGTGACCAGGAAGGTCAGCGCCAGCGTCCAGATCGTGGAGCGGACGCTGCGGATCTTGGTCCACTCGGACTGCAGGACCGCGGGGAACGACGCCATCTCAGTTCTGCTCCTTCTCGCCTGCCTTGGGCTGCCAGGTGGCACCCCACGCGCCCGCCGCGTCCCTGCCCTCGCCGTCGCCGGCGTGGTACTCCACCGAGTCCGCCGTCATCTGCATGAACGCCTCCTCCAGCGAGGCCTGCTGCGGGCTCAGTTCGTGCAGCGTGATGCCGTGGGTGGCGGCCAGCTCGCCGATGTGCGCCAGGTCGCCGTCCTCGATCTCGTACGAGCCGTCAGGGCCCGCCTCCGCGCGCAGCCCGGCCCCCGTCAGGGCGGTCAGCAGCTGCTCGGGCTGCGGGGTGCGGACGCGGACGGCGGATCGCGAGTTCTGCTTGATGAAGTCGGCCATCGAGAGGTCGGCGAGCAGCTTCCCCTTGCCGATCACCACCAGGTGGTCGGCGGTCAGTGCCATCTCGCTCATCAGGTGGGAGGAGACGAAGACGGTGCGGCCCTCGGCGGCCAGCCCCTTCATCAGGTTGCGGATCCACAGGATGCCCTCGGGGTCGAGCCCGTTGACCGGCTCGTCGAACATCAGGATCTCGGGGTCGCCGAGCAGGGCGGAGGCGATGCCCAGCCGCTGGCTCATGCCCAGGGAGAAGCCGCGGGAGCGCTTCCTCGCCACGGAGCTGAGGCCCACCAGGCTGAGCACCTCGTTCACCCTGGACGTGGGGATGCGGTTGCTCTGGGCCAGCCAGAGCAGGTGGTCGTAGGCGGTGCGGCCCGGGTGGACGGCCTTGGCCTCGAGCAGGGCGCCGATGTACTTGAGCGGCTCGCTGAGCACGCCGTAGCGCTTGCCGTCGATGGTGACCCTGCCACGGGTGGGGCGGTCGAGGTCGAGGATCATGCGCATGGTGGTGGACTTGCCGGCGCCGTTCGGGCCGAGGAAGCCGGTGACCACGCCCTGCGGCACCTGGAAGCTCAGCCCGTCGACGGCCAGGGTGTCGCCGTAGCGCTTGGTCAGGTCGTGCAGCTCGATCATGGGCGCTCCCTCACTCTCCGTCAGATTATGACAAATCAGACATAAGGGCGCGCTGGCTGCGCCGGGTCGGCGAGCCGCAATACGGTGGCCATATGACCCTCCCCGCTGCGCCGGCCGTCCGCGAGAACGGCACCGGCACCCCGCTCGTCCTGCTGCACGCCTTCCCGCTCTCCGCGAGGATGTGGGAGACCCAACTGGAGCTGCTGCCCGGCCCGGCGGGTGAGGAGGCCCGGGTGATCGCCCCCGACCAGCGCGGCTTCGGCGGCACGGAGCCGGGCGACGACGAGCCCTCCCTCGACGTGGCCGCCGACGACGTGGCGCGGCTGCTGGACCGGGCCGGCATCGAGCGCGCGGTACTCGCCGGGCTGTCGATGGGCGGGTACGTGGCGATGGCCTTCGCCCGCCGTCATCCCGGCCGGCTCGCCGGACTGCTGCTCGCCGACACCAAGGCCACGGTCGACACCGACCAGGCCCGCGCGAACCGCGAGCGGATCGCCCAGGCCGTGCTGGCCCGCGACAGCGTACGGATCCTGGCGGAGGAGAAGCTCGAGGACAGCCTCCTCGGCCCGTCCACCACGCCCGAACTGGTCGCCCACGTCCGGGCGATGATCGCCGAGGCACCGCCGCGGGCCGTCGCCTGGGCCCAGCGCGCGATGGCCGCCCGCCCCGACTCGCTCGACGTCCTGGCGGAGCTGGACGTCCCCGCCGCGGTCATCGTCGGCGAGGCGGACGTGCTCACGCCGCTCCCCGAGGCCCAGTTGATGGCCGACGTGCTCCGCGACGCCGAACTCACCGTCATCCCCAGCGTGGGCCACCTGAGCTCCCTGGAGGCCCCGGAGACCTTCAACCAGGCGGTGCGGGCCCTGCTCCGCCGGGTGGGGCGGCCGTAGCGGCGGAGCAGGGCCCGCAGGGCCTCAGCGGCCGAAGGTCACCGTGCCGGCGGGGAGGGTGTAGCGGTCGACCCTGGTGACGGCGTTGTTGGGGACGACCGCGCCGTCCTTGAAGCCGTCCACGCCGAAGTCGTTGTCGTTGACCAGGAACAGCTCCACCCGGCCGTGCCCGGCAGGGCGGAGCACCACGCCCTCGATCTTGCCGTTGTCCAGACCGGCCGACGCCGCGTCGAAGACCAGGCGCTTGGTGCCGGGCGTGACCGATGAGGCGTCCAGCTCCAGGGCCGGGGTGGTGGCCGGGTCGTCCCACTTGGTGCCGAGCAGGTTCGTGGCCTTGCGCAGGTCCACCTCGAACAGCTGGGTGTGGGCGGTCGGACGGGCGGCGTCGCGCTCCTCGACCAGCAGGCGGTCGGTGCCGAGCCAGCTGATCGCCGAGGTGCTCCAGCCGCCGTCGGTGGCGCTGTCGGCCTCCCGGACGTTGGTGAACTCGCCGGTGACGGCGGGCGTACGGCCGCCGATGTCGATCCGGAAGATCCGCTGCACGCGGGACTTCTTGGCCGCCTTGGCGTCCGGGTTGGCGAGCTGCGTCTGCTGGGCGGCGTAGAGGGTCCGGCCGTCCGCCGAGACGGTGAGACCCTCCAGGCCCTTGTTGTTCTTCTGCTTGGCCTCGACGGCCGGCAGGATCTTCAGCACCCGCACACCCGGCGCCTCGAACGAGGACCCGGCCGGGACCAGCACCGTCTCCAGCACGCCGTGCTTCGAGAAGTGCAGGATCGACGAACCGTACTCGCTGCTCACCCAGAACGAGCCGTCGTGCGCCCGCACCAGGCCCTCGCTGTCCAGCCCGTACGGGTCGTTGGGCAGCACCTTGCCCGCGGTGTCCACGGGCCGCTCGGCGGTCAGTGCGGCGGGCGGCAGGCCGGTCAGGAACCGGGTGCCGGTGACCGGGTCGGTCTGCCCCTTGGGGACGCGCAGCGGGATGCGCTTGAGGATCTCGAGGGAACCGCCCTCGGCCAGCCGGATCTTCAGGATCTGCGGGGTGTAGTCGGGCTTCAGGAAGATCTTGTCGGTGTCGGCGGGGGCGTCCGCGTTGGGACCGCGGTCGGTGACGGTCCAGAAGACCTTGCCGGAGTCGTCGGCGGGGAACAGGTCGCTGAAGCCGCCGAGATTCAGGCCGTTGCCGATGTCGGTGGGATTCCGGTACGTCCAGGTGCCGTCGTGCTGCGGAGCCGGCGCGGCGGCGGCCGCCGGGGCGAGCAGGGTCACGATCGCGGTCGCGGCAGCCAGGGAGGTCAGACGGGAAAGTCGCATGGCCACACAGCATCGGCCTGAGGCCCTGCCACCCACGCGGATTCGGACTGAAGCTTGGGTGAACATGCGAGAGCGGCAACCTACTGCCGAGAGTTGGGCCAACCACGAGGGGCGCGAGGAACTGCGCGAGGCGGAAGGCGATGGACCGAAGCCTTCCGCTGCGCGCAGTTCCCCGCGCCCCTGGTGGTGCGTGTGCTTAGCGCGACTGCTGGGCGGGGACGCCCAGGGCGTCGTCCGTCGGCAGGGTGGCGGCGGCCACGGCCGCGCCGGTCAGCGTGGCGAGCATCTCGCGCACGTTGGTCAGCTGGGCGTTGATGCTGTCGCGGCGGTTGGTGAGCGCCGCCAGCTCGCGCTCGGACTCGCTGCGGATCCGGTCGGCCTTGGCGTTGGCGTCGGCCACGATGTCCTCGGACTGGCGCTGGGCCGTCTCCACCGTCTGGCGGGCGCGACGCTCGGCGTCCGTACGGAGCTTCTCGGCCTCCAGGCGGAGCTGCTCGGCGCGGTGCTCGATCTCGGCGAGGCGCTTCTCGGCCTTGGCCTGACGGGCCGCCAGGTCACGCTCCGACTGCTCGCGGCGCTTGGCCAGGTTGGTCTCGAACTCCAGCGCGGCCTGGGCGGCCTTGGTGCGGGTGTCCTCGAAGAGGGCGTCCGCCTCCTCGCGCTTGGTCTGCGCGTCCTTGTTGGCCTCGGCGCGCAGCTGGGCGCTGTCGCTCTTGGCCTTGTCGACGATCCGCAGACCCTCGTCCTCGGCCTTGGCCTTGCGGTCCTTGGCGTAGTTCTCCGCCTCGGTGCGGACCTGCTGCGAGGCCGCCTCGGCCAGCTCGCGGTGCTGCTCGGCCGCGCGGTGCGCCTCGTTGCGCAGGTCGGCGGCCTCCTCCTCGGCGAGACGGAGGATCTTCTCGACCCGCGCGCCGAGACCGGCGTACGAGGGCTCGGACTCGGTGACCTGAGCCTGCGCGCTCTGAGTCTCCAGGTGAAGCTCCTCGATGCGCTTCTCGAGCGCACCGATCCGGGACAACGCGCTGTCACGGTCGGCCACCAGCTTGGTGATCCGCTCGTCGACCTGGGCACGCTCGTACCCACGGCGCACCAGGTCGAAGCCGTGAGGGGAGTGACTGTCGCTCATGGGGTTCTGGGCTTCCTGTCGTCAAACCGCTGAGGTGGTTGAGGGAATCCTGACACGTTACCGGAGTGTCATCGGCGAAATGCCGATGCTTCGCGGACAATGTCCGCTCAATCGGGTGGTGCGCCACCGGAGCGATTGCCACCCGACCGGGGAGCGCCCACTCCGGCGCCGGCTTTGGGCGCCCCATCCTTCTTGTTACTGCTTCCCCCGTTGGTCTGTGCGACCGGTGACGGCGCCTCGAAGGCCTCCAGCGCGGACAGCACGTCCTGGACCCTGGAGATCTCGGTGTTGATGTCCTTGCGCCGGCGGACCAGCTCGTCCAACTCCCGACGGCCCTCGTCGGTCACGCGCTGCGCCTCCGACCTGGCCTCGGTGAGAAGCCGTTCGGCCTCCTCCTTGGCCAGCCGCAGCTGCTCCTCGGCGCCCTCGTCGGCCTTGCGCAGGCGCTTCTCGGCCTCCGCGGACGCCGCCTCGATCTGCTCCTCGGCCTCGTCCTGCGCGGCCTTCAGTTCGGCCTCGGCCTCGGACTGCAGCTTCTCCGCCTTGGCGGTGGAGTCCGCGACCTTCTGGTCCGCGCCCTTGAGCAGGCCCTCGGCCTTGCGGACGGCGGAGATCCGGACCTTGCTGGCCTCCGCCGAGGCCTCCGAGGTCAGCTCGGCCGCGCGCTCCTCCGCCGCCGCGACCAGCGCCGCCGCGCGCTCCTCGGCCTCGGCGACGGCCGCGACGGCCTGCTCCTCGGCCTCGGTGAGCTGCTCCTGAGCCGCCGTCACCAGCGCGTCGACGCGCTCGCCGGCCGACTTCATGGCCTGTGCGTTCTCCTTGCGGGCCCGCTCGTGCAGCGCCTCGATCTCGGCGTCGGTGCGCTCCCGCAGCTCCTCGGCGCGCTCGCGGATCGCGGTGGCGTCCCGGCGGGCCTCGGAGAGCAGGGCGTCCGCGTCGGCGCGGGCCTTCTCGACCTCGGCCTGCCCGGCCGCCTCGCCGGCCGCGACCAGTCGCTCGGCCTCCTTGCGGGCGGCGGCGACCATCGCGTCGGCCTGCTCCTCGGCGGCGGCGGTGGTGGCCAGGGCACCCGTCTGGGCGTCCTCCCCGAGCGCCTCGGCGTCCGCGAAGGCCTTCTCCAGTACCGACTTGGCCTGTTCGCGGGTGGCCTTGTCGAACTGCTCGGCCGCCTCGCGGGTCTCGGTGTCGTACGCGTCGGCCCGGCCCCGCAGGTCGGCCTCGTAGTCCTCGGCCAGCGTCCGGGTGGCCAGCGCGTACTCCTCGGCCTCGGCGCGCAGCGCGGCGGCGAACTCCTCCGCCTCCGCGATCGCGGCGGCGGCCCGCTCGTCGGCCTCGGCGACGGTCTTCCGGGCCTGAGCCTCGGCCTCCGCCCGGTGCTGCTCGGCGAACTCCCGGGCACCCTGCCGCTCGGCCTCGGCCTCCGCGCGCAGCTGCTCGTCGTACGCCTGTACCTCGGCCCGCTGCTGGGAGATCTCGGCGGCGGCGACCTCCCGCTCGGCGGCCAGCTCCGTGCCGGTCCGCTCGCGCAGCTCGGCGGCCTCCAGCTCGGCCAGCTCGCGGGTCTCGGCCGCGTCCCGCTCGGCGGCGGCCCGCAGTTCGGCGACCTGCTGGGAGGCCGCTTCGTGCATCCCGGCGACGGACTGCCGGGTCTCGGCGGCCTCGT encodes:
- a CDS encoding SCO5389 family protein, translating into MSLDVSPALLEKAERGEVDEREFVDCVRTSLPYAWELISSLVAQVKVDGTDFADNQVPPPSEQARGQLLRAMASDAIRGALQRHFGVQLAFQNCHRVAVFAPTEEAAERYQRFTSVRAQLLNQSAELRDC
- a CDS encoding LLM class flavin-dependent oxidoreductase, producing MRVGAFLLSAQFPGQGHAEALERTVSAAVATERAGLDSVWLAEHHFVPYGVCPNAATLAALLLGRTRRIGVGTAVSVLSTTHPVSLGEQAAMLHLTSGGRFSLGVGRGGPWIDLDVFGTGVDAFEHGFPERLDLLLRWLRGSRVGADGPQFSFPEVAVVPRAAERPAAGPDQAEPLGSSSRRPALSDWLGLDPEPGALLRFPRQRKDGAQGAPAPSGPPVIVACTSPGGVRLAAERGLPMLLGMHSGDEDKQQMLAAYRAAWRACGRGEEQLARVEREHIAAGVAQVDDRTSQARASLLRAMPGWFEYGLGAHRTVDGRERKMRDPREYTELLCDLHAVGTPKQCADRLLATAERTGIRRFALLAEGSGERAETLHNIARLGAEVLPQLS
- a CDS encoding ATP/GTP-binding protein, which gives rise to MSPRRNQTRSWSKSAADRESPAAAPLGGSLRRTESFRGEDWVVQTVAGTAGRHYRCPGCDQEIPPGVGHVVAWPSHGAGVDDRRHWHRACWAARERRGSDIQRGRGAPRY
- a CDS encoding ABC transporter permease subunit, with the translated sequence MASFPAVLQSEWTKIRSVRSTIWTLALTFLVTLGLGALLSLLTNKNFQEFAGDRRTPFDATGTAFSGIILGELAIIVFGVLAIGNEYSSGMIRVSLAAVPQRGTLLTGKAVVLGALALAVSLVTAFVTFFVGQSLLGGHSTTIGSPHVLRAVFGAALYLTMLCLFAAGVTAMLHNQTLALGVLVPFFFLLSPILSAVPKVKTLARYFPDYAGSRMLLVYEQSGQPYGPWSGFFICLGWTLAALVGGALVLKNRDA
- a CDS encoding ATP-binding cassette domain-containing protein — its product is MIELHDLTKRYGDTLAVDGLSFQVPQGVVTGFLGPNGAGKSTTMRMILDLDRPTRGRVTIDGKRYGVLSEPLKYIGALLEAKAVHPGRTAYDHLLWLAQSNRIPTSRVNEVLSLVGLSSVARKRSRGFSLGMSQRLGIASALLGDPEILMFDEPVNGLDPEGILWIRNLMKGLAAEGRTVFVSSHLMSEMALTADHLVVIGKGKLLADLSMADFIKQNSRSAVRVRTPQPEQLLTALTGAGLRAEAGPDGSYEIEDGDLAHIGELAATHGITLHELSPQQASLEEAFMQMTADSVEYHAGDGEGRDAAGAWGATWQPKAGEKEQN
- a CDS encoding alpha/beta fold hydrolase, encoding MTLPAAPAVRENGTGTPLVLLHAFPLSARMWETQLELLPGPAGEEARVIAPDQRGFGGTEPGDDEPSLDVAADDVARLLDRAGIERAVLAGLSMGGYVAMAFARRHPGRLAGLLLADTKATVDTDQARANRERIAQAVLARDSVRILAEEKLEDSLLGPSTTPELVAHVRAMIAEAPPRAVAWAQRAMAARPDSLDVLAELDVPAAVIVGEADVLTPLPEAQLMADVLRDAELTVIPSVGHLSSLEAPETFNQAVRALLRRVGRP
- a CDS encoding esterase-like activity of phytase family protein; amino-acid sequence: MRLSRLTSLAAATAIVTLLAPAAAAAPAPQHDGTWTYRNPTDIGNGLNLGGFSDLFPADDSGKVFWTVTDRGPNADAPADTDKIFLKPDYTPQILKIRLAEGGSLEILKRIPLRVPKGQTDPVTGTRFLTGLPPAALTAERPVDTAGKVLPNDPYGLDSEGLVRAHDGSFWVSSEYGSSILHFSKHGVLETVLVPAGSSFEAPGVRVLKILPAVEAKQKNNKGLEGLTVSADGRTLYAAQQTQLANPDAKAAKKSRVQRIFRIDIGGRTPAVTGEFTNVREADSATDGGWSTSAISWLGTDRLLVEERDAARPTAHTQLFEVDLRKATNLLGTKWDDPATTPALELDASSVTPGTKRLVFDAASAGLDNGKIEGVVLRPAGHGRVELFLVNDNDFGVDGFKDGAVVPNNAVTRVDRYTLPAGTVTFGR
- a CDS encoding cellulose-binding protein, producing MSDSHSPHGFDLVRRGYERAQVDERITKLVADRDSALSRIGALEKRIEELHLETQSAQAQVTESEPSYAGLGARVEKILRLAEEEAADLRNEAHRAAEQHRELAEAASQQVRTEAENYAKDRKAKAEDEGLRIVDKAKSDSAQLRAEANKDAQTKREEADALFEDTRTKAAQAALEFETNLAKRREQSERDLAARQAKAEKRLAEIEHRAEQLRLEAEKLRTDAERRARQTVETAQRQSEDIVADANAKADRIRSESERELAALTNRRDSINAQLTNVREMLATLTGAAVAAATLPTDDALGVPAQQSR